A stretch of the Vigna radiata var. radiata cultivar VC1973A chromosome 7, Vradiata_ver6, whole genome shotgun sequence genome encodes the following:
- the LOC106767314 gene encoding hydroxyproline O-galactosyltransferase GALT6 isoform X1, with product MKRVKKLEQLLLLSYRPKPLQIFMAMMFLYLLFTTFEIETSLAFNTRFVSVSSLLGTEHQYTHLSKASNLPSQGVFQGSVHRKTMQGLQKVSTLSFIDVLNDSSVAKNEVSELHKVARHAWFEGKRLWEEVESVMKIDNVTRFKAENLSDSCQSSISLSGSELRGEKGVTVMMLPCGLTLGSHVTVVGTPRWAHWEDDLKISVVKEQEGKVMVSQFMLELQGLKSVDNEDPPRILHFNPRLKGDYSGKPVIEQNTCYRMQWGSALRCEGWKSRADEDTVDEQVKCEKWIRDDDSHTEEAKATWWLTRLIGRTKKVTVDWPYPFVEGRLFVLTVSAGLEGYHVSVDGRHVTSFPYRTGFSLEDATGLSVKGDVDVHSIFAASLPTSHPSFAPQMHLELLPQWKAPLLHVNVELFIGILSAGNHFAERMAVRKSWMQHKLVKSSNVVARFFVALHGRKDLNVEIKKEADYFGDIVIVPYMDHYDLVVLKTIAITEYGIRVAAKYIMKCDDDTFVRVDSMISEVRNVRNGRSLYIGNMNYHHKPLRNGKWAVTFEEWSKEEYPTYANGPGYIISSDIAHFIVSNFEKHKLKLFKMEDVSMGMWVEEFNSSRAVEYVHSLKFCQFGCIEDYYTAHYQSPRQMTCMWHKLQHQGKPLCCNIR from the exons ATGAAGAGGGTGAAGAAGCTAGAACAATTGTTGTTGCTTTCCTATAGGCCTAAACCTCTTCAAATTTTCATGGCCATGATGTTTCTCTATTTGCTCTTCACCACCTTCGAAATCGAAACTTCTCTTGCTTTCAATACCAGGTTTGTGTCAGTGTCCTCCTTGCTGGGTACGGAACACCAATACACTCATCTCAGCAAAGCCTCAAACCTTCCTTCGCAAGGGGTGTTCCAAGGTTCAGTGCATCGGAAAACTATGCAGGGGTTGCAGAAAGTTTCTACCTTGAGTTTTATTGATGTTTTGAACGACAGTAGTGTTGCTAAAAACGAGGTTTCTGAACTCCACAAGGTTGCTAGGCATGCTTGGTTTGAAGGGAAGAGGCTTTGGGAAGAAGTCGAGAGTGTGATGAAAATTGACAATGTGACAAGGTTCAAAGCTGAGAACCTTTCTGATTCGTGTCAGAGTTCAATTTCTTTATCTGGTTCTGAATTGAGGGGGGAGAAAGGGGTCACGGTGATGATGCTTCCTTGTGGGTTGACATTAGGGTCTCATGTTACTGTCGTGGGGACCCCTCGTTGGGCTCACTGGGAGGACGATCTTAAGATATCTGTGGTGAAGGAACAGGAGGGGAAGGTGATGGTGTCACAGTTCATGTTGGAGCTTCAGGGTTTGAAGAGTGTGGACAACGAAGACCCTCCCAGGATACTGCATTTCAACCCCAGGTTGAAGGGAGATTACAGTGGTAAGCCTGTTATTGAGCAGAACACTTGTTACAGAATGCAGTGGGGCTCTGCTCTCAGGTGCGAGGGATGGAAATCCCGGGCTGATGAGGATACTG TTGATGAACAGGTTAAATGTGAAAAGTGGATTCGTGATGATGATAGCCACACGGAAGAGGCAAAGGCAACATGGTGGTTGACCAGACTGATAGGGCGAACTAAGAAGGTGACTGTTGATTGGCCATACCCTTTTGTCGAGGGGAGATTATTTGTTCTAACCGTAAGTGCTGGATTGGAAGGTTACCATGTTAGTGTGGATGGAAGGCATGTGACATCTTTTCCTTATCGCACG GGCTTTTCTCTTGAGGATGCGACTGGTCTATCCGTAAAAGGGGATGTTGATGTGCACTCTATATTTGCAGCTTCCTTACCTACATCGCATCCAAGTTTTGCTCCACAAATGCATCTTGAATTACTTCCTCAGTGGAAAGCTCCGCTGCTTCATGTAAATGTAGAGCTTTTCATTGGAATACTTTCTGCTGGCAACCATTTTGCTGAACGGATGGCAGTGAGGAAATCATGGATGCAACATAAACTAGTCAAATCTTCAAATGTTGTGGCTCGGTTCTTTGTTGCCTTG CATGGAAGGAAAGATTTAAATGTGGAGATAAAGAAAGAAGCTGATTATTTTGGCGACATTGTTATTGTGCCCTACATGGATCATTATGACCTGGTTGTGTTGAAGACAATAGCTATCACTGAATATGGG aTTCGAGTGGCTGCCAAGTATATCATGAAGTGCGATGATGACACATTTGTCAGAGTTGATTCTATGATCAGCGAAGTAAGAAATGTAAGAAATGGTAGAAGTCTGTATATTGGAAATATGAATTATCACCACAAGCCTCTACGTAATGGCAAATGGGCTGTAACATTTGAG GAATGGTCAAAGGAAGAGTATCCTACCTATGCTAATGGTCCAGGTTATATAATCTCTTCAGATATTGCTCACTTCATTGTATCCAACTTTGAGAAGCACAAACTAAAA TTATTTAAAATGGAGGATGTGAGCATGGGAATGTGGGTAGAAGAATTCAACAGTTCAAGAGCAGTTGAGTATGTGCACAGCTTGAAGTTCTGCCAATTTGGTTGCATTGAAGATTACTACACTGCACATTACCAATCTCCACGACAAATGACTTGTATGTGGCATAAGTTACAACACCAGGGAAAACCCTTGTGTTGCAACATCAGATAA
- the LOC106767314 gene encoding hydroxyproline O-galactosyltransferase GALT6 isoform X2, with product MKRVKKLEQLLLLSYRPKPLQIFMAMMFLYLLFTTFEIETSLAFNTRFVSVSSLLGTEHQYTHLSKASNLPSQGVFQGSVHRKTMQGLQKVSTLSFIDVLNDSSVAKNEVSELHKVARHAWFEGKRLWEEVESVMKIDNVTRFKAENLSDSCQSSISLSGSELRGEKGVTVMMLPCGLTLGSHVTVVGTPRWAHWEDDLKISVVKEQEGKVMVSQFMLELQGLKSVDNEDPPRILHFNPRLKGDYSGKPVIEQNTCYRMQWGSALRCEGWKSRADEDTVDEQVKCEKWIRDDDSHTEEAKATWWLTRLIGRTKKVTVDWPYPFVEGRLFVLTGFSLEDATGLSVKGDVDVHSIFAASLPTSHPSFAPQMHLELLPQWKAPLLHVNVELFIGILSAGNHFAERMAVRKSWMQHKLVKSSNVVARFFVALHGRKDLNVEIKKEADYFGDIVIVPYMDHYDLVVLKTIAITEYGIRVAAKYIMKCDDDTFVRVDSMISEVRNVRNGRSLYIGNMNYHHKPLRNGKWAVTFEEWSKEEYPTYANGPGYIISSDIAHFIVSNFEKHKLKLFKMEDVSMGMWVEEFNSSRAVEYVHSLKFCQFGCIEDYYTAHYQSPRQMTCMWHKLQHQGKPLCCNIR from the exons ATGAAGAGGGTGAAGAAGCTAGAACAATTGTTGTTGCTTTCCTATAGGCCTAAACCTCTTCAAATTTTCATGGCCATGATGTTTCTCTATTTGCTCTTCACCACCTTCGAAATCGAAACTTCTCTTGCTTTCAATACCAGGTTTGTGTCAGTGTCCTCCTTGCTGGGTACGGAACACCAATACACTCATCTCAGCAAAGCCTCAAACCTTCCTTCGCAAGGGGTGTTCCAAGGTTCAGTGCATCGGAAAACTATGCAGGGGTTGCAGAAAGTTTCTACCTTGAGTTTTATTGATGTTTTGAACGACAGTAGTGTTGCTAAAAACGAGGTTTCTGAACTCCACAAGGTTGCTAGGCATGCTTGGTTTGAAGGGAAGAGGCTTTGGGAAGAAGTCGAGAGTGTGATGAAAATTGACAATGTGACAAGGTTCAAAGCTGAGAACCTTTCTGATTCGTGTCAGAGTTCAATTTCTTTATCTGGTTCTGAATTGAGGGGGGAGAAAGGGGTCACGGTGATGATGCTTCCTTGTGGGTTGACATTAGGGTCTCATGTTACTGTCGTGGGGACCCCTCGTTGGGCTCACTGGGAGGACGATCTTAAGATATCTGTGGTGAAGGAACAGGAGGGGAAGGTGATGGTGTCACAGTTCATGTTGGAGCTTCAGGGTTTGAAGAGTGTGGACAACGAAGACCCTCCCAGGATACTGCATTTCAACCCCAGGTTGAAGGGAGATTACAGTGGTAAGCCTGTTATTGAGCAGAACACTTGTTACAGAATGCAGTGGGGCTCTGCTCTCAGGTGCGAGGGATGGAAATCCCGGGCTGATGAGGATACTG TTGATGAACAGGTTAAATGTGAAAAGTGGATTCGTGATGATGATAGCCACACGGAAGAGGCAAAGGCAACATGGTGGTTGACCAGACTGATAGGGCGAACTAAGAAGGTGACTGTTGATTGGCCATACCCTTTTGTCGAGGGGAGATTATTTGTTCTAACC GGCTTTTCTCTTGAGGATGCGACTGGTCTATCCGTAAAAGGGGATGTTGATGTGCACTCTATATTTGCAGCTTCCTTACCTACATCGCATCCAAGTTTTGCTCCACAAATGCATCTTGAATTACTTCCTCAGTGGAAAGCTCCGCTGCTTCATGTAAATGTAGAGCTTTTCATTGGAATACTTTCTGCTGGCAACCATTTTGCTGAACGGATGGCAGTGAGGAAATCATGGATGCAACATAAACTAGTCAAATCTTCAAATGTTGTGGCTCGGTTCTTTGTTGCCTTG CATGGAAGGAAAGATTTAAATGTGGAGATAAAGAAAGAAGCTGATTATTTTGGCGACATTGTTATTGTGCCCTACATGGATCATTATGACCTGGTTGTGTTGAAGACAATAGCTATCACTGAATATGGG aTTCGAGTGGCTGCCAAGTATATCATGAAGTGCGATGATGACACATTTGTCAGAGTTGATTCTATGATCAGCGAAGTAAGAAATGTAAGAAATGGTAGAAGTCTGTATATTGGAAATATGAATTATCACCACAAGCCTCTACGTAATGGCAAATGGGCTGTAACATTTGAG GAATGGTCAAAGGAAGAGTATCCTACCTATGCTAATGGTCCAGGTTATATAATCTCTTCAGATATTGCTCACTTCATTGTATCCAACTTTGAGAAGCACAAACTAAAA TTATTTAAAATGGAGGATGTGAGCATGGGAATGTGGGTAGAAGAATTCAACAGTTCAAGAGCAGTTGAGTATGTGCACAGCTTGAAGTTCTGCCAATTTGGTTGCATTGAAGATTACTACACTGCACATTACCAATCTCCACGACAAATGACTTGTATGTGGCATAAGTTACAACACCAGGGAAAACCCTTGTGTTGCAACATCAGATAA
- the LOC106769376 gene encoding pentatricopeptide repeat-containing protein At1g05670, mitochondrial: MKRAVISSYFNCFRYYDRNPFMGFCPKCLSVKFCSSLGSSNARPFPDYSPRKPSVKDSDFVHHISTTVKQRRSEPLRRILKPFEAKFKPDHLIWVLMNIKDDYKLVLDFFNWTRLRRDPSLEALCIVVQIAVASKDLRTAHRLVFEFWEKPHLDVGNSFAQFTERLIYTYKDWGAHPFVFDVFFQVLVEGGWLLEARKLFDKLVNYGVLVSVDSCNLFLARLSNSFDGKKMAIKVFREYPEVGVCWNTMSYNIILHSLCQLGWLKEAHNLLLQMEFRGSFPDVISYSVIINGYCQVEQIGKVLKLLEELQGKGCKPNQYTYNSVISLLCKTGRVVEAEQVLREMINQRIFPDKVVYTTLISGFGKSGNVSAEYKLFDEMRHKKIVPDFVTYTSMINGLCQAGKVVEARQLFSEMFRKGLEPDEVTYTALIDGYCKAGEMSDAFSLHNQMVEKGLIPNVVTYTALVDGLCKRGEVDIANELLLEMSEKGLQPNVCTYNALINGLCKVGNIEQAIKIMEEMDLAGFYPDTITYTTLMDAYCKMGEMAKAHEMLWVMLDKRLQPTIVTFNVLMNGFCMSGMLEDGERLIKWMFEKGIRPNATTINFLLKQYCIRNNMRATTEIYKRMYAQGVMPDNNTYNILIKGHCKARNMKEAWFLHKEMVEKGFSLTAASYNALIKGFCKRKKFVEAKKLFEEMRTQGFVADKEIYDIFVDVNYEEGNWENTLELCDEAIEKCLVRRT, encoded by the coding sequence ATGAAGAGAGCAGTTATCTCCTCTTATTTCAACTGTTTTCGTTATTATGATCGTAATCCATTTATGGGTTTTTGTCCAAAATGTCTGAGTGTGAAATTTTGCTCTTCTTTGGGTTCAAGCAATGCCAGACCTTTTCCTGATTACTCCCCAAGAAAGCCTTCAGTTAAAGACTCTGACTTTGTGCACCACATTTCCACCACCGTTAAGCAGCGCCGCTCCGAGCCTCTTCGCCGGATTCTCAAGCCCTTCGAGGCAAAGTTCAAGCCTGACCATTTGATTTGGGTTCTTATGAACATCAAGGATGATTATAAACTGGTGTTGGATTTCTTCAACTGGACGCGCCTGCGGAGGGACCCTTCTTTGGAAGCCCTTTGCATTGTTGTTCAGATTGCTGTGGCTTCTAAGGACTTGAGAACGGCTCATAGGCTGGTTTTTGAGTTCTGGGAAAAGCCTCATTTGGATGTTGGTAACTCGTTTGCTCAATTTACTGAGAGGTTGATTTATACTTACAAGGACTGGGGTGCACATCCATTTGTGTTTGATGTGTTCTTCCAAGTTCTTGTTGAAGGAGGGTGGCTTCTAGAGGCTCggaaactgtttgataaattggTAAATTACGGCGTTCTTGTTTCTGTAGATTCTTGTAATTTGTTTCTAGCTAGGCTATCTAACAGTTTTGATGGGAAAAAGATGGCAATTAAGGTGTTCAGAGAGTATCCAGAAGTGGGTGTTTGTTGGAACACCATGTCGTATAATATTATTCTCCATTCACTTTGTCAATTGGGTTGGTTAAAAGAAGCGCATAATCTGCTCTTACAAATGGAGTTTAGGGGGAGCTTTCCTGATGTTATAAGTTATAGTGTTATAATTAATGGATACTGTCAGGTTGAACAGATAGGAAAGGTCTTGAAGCTCTTGGAAGAGTTGCAGGGAAAGGGGTGTAAGCCAAATCAATACACATACAATAGCGTAATTTCCCTTCTTTGTAAGACTGGTAGAGTAGTTGAAGCGGAGCAAGTCTTGAGGGAGATGATAAACCAGAGGATTTTTCCTGATAAGGTTGTGTATACAACTCTCATCAGTGGGTTCGGCAAGTCTGGGAATGTTTCAGCTGAATacaaactgtttgatgaaatgagGCATAAGAAAATAGTTCCTGATTTCGTGACTTATACTTCCATGATTAACGGGCTCTGTCAAGCTGGAAAGGTTGTGGAAGCACGCCAACTGTTTAGTGAAATGTTTAGAAAAGGGTTGGAACCAGATGAAGTTACTTATACTGCTCTTATAGATGGGTATTGCAAGGCCGGGGAAATGAGTGATGCATTCTCTCTTCACAACCAGATGGTTGAGAAGGGTTTGATTCCTAATGTTGTCACTTATACAGCATTGGTTGATGGCCTGTGTAAACGTGGTGAGGTAGATATAGCAAATGAACTTCTTCTTGAAATGTCTGAGAAGGGCCTTCAACCAAATGTCTGCACATATAATGCACTTATCAATGGTCTTTGTAAGGTAGGAAATATAGAGCAAGCCATAAAAATTATGGAAGAAATGGATCTGGCAGGGTTTTATCCTGACACTATTACATATACTACACTCATGGACGCTTATTGTAAGATGGGTGAAATGGCCAAGGCTCATGAGATGCTGTGGGTTATGCTTGATAAAAGACTTCAGCCTACAATTGTTACATTCAATGTGCTAATGAATGGGTTTTGCATGTCAGGGATGTTGGAAGATGGTGAAAGACTAATTAAATGGATGTTTGAAAAAGGTATAAGGCCGAATGCCACAACAATCAATTTTCTCTTGAAGCAGTACTGTATTAGAAATAACATGCGTGCTACAACAGAGATTTATAAGAGGATGTATGCTCAAGGAGTGATGCCTGacaataatacatataatattttgattaaagggCATTGTAAAGCTAGAAATATGAAAGAGGCATGGTTTTTGCATAAAGAAATGGTTGAAAAGGGATTTAGTCTAACTGCTGCTTCCTATAATGCTCTTATAAAGGGTTTCTGTAAGAGGAAGAAATTTGTGGAGGCTAAGAAGCTATTTGAGGAGATGAGAACTCAAGGCTTTGTTGCAGACAAAgagatatatgatatttttgttgatgtAAACTATGAAGAAGGGAACTGGGAAAATACTCTTGAGCTTTGTGATGAAGCAATAGAGAAATGTCTTGTTAGGAGAACTTAG